TAATGCAACGTCATCCCATTCAGCTGGAAGCAGCAGCCAAGGCAGTATGCGAAGGCCTCGCCATAGGACATGAGATCGGCATTAACACGGGCGTGCGTTATGCGCGCAATGCGCCGGAATCTGAGAACCAGATCAACAGGGGGATGCCGCTCAATGCTACCGACTGGAATGGCCTCGGCTCTTTCCCAATGCCGTAGATCCGGCAGCAGCAGTCGACAACCCCGCCATAGGCACAGGATGGCTAACGAGCCGCACCGACTACCGTTTTTCGCCGTCAAGCCTGCGCGCGAGCGCGTTGGGGCGAAGTGCAGAGTAGGCTTTGAGCATTTCGGACGAGGTGTGTCCGGTGATGCTCATGATTTCGCTATCAGTCAGGTCAGTGGTCTCAAACAAGCGGCTGACACCTTCATGCCGCAGATCATGAAAGCGGAAATCTTCGATGCCCGCGCGTACCGCTAGCCGCCTGAATCCCTTGCTGGTCGTCGCACTATCGCGCCACATGTGGAAGACGCGGTCTTCACCCTTGACCCGAAGAGTCGCCATTTTTTCGAGAATGGCCAGCGACTTTTTCGACAGCGGTACCGTGCGGAAAGTGGACGTCTTGACGTTCTCTGGCGGGATGGTCCAGCTTCGCCCTTCCAAGTTGAGATCGCTCCACTTGGTTTTGAGGATTTCCTGCATTCGCGCCGCTGTGTTCAACGCAAAGTCGATCAGCAACGGCCACTCTACTTTGTGATCGTATCCCCTAACTGCGGCCTCATGCAGGCGTTCCAGTTCTCCCGCTTCTAATCGGCGCTTGCGCTTGCCTGCCCATGCACGCGGGATTTGGAGCTGCAAGAAGAGATTGCTTGGAAGGACGAAGTCCTCGCGCACTGAATACCAAACGAGGATCTTTTTAAGCACAAAGAAGTGCCGACGCACGGTACTCTCGCTGTACGTCTTCCTCTTGCCGTTCTTGTCGAGCCCACCGTTGTAGTACGGGTGAACTTTCTTGCGAGGCTGCGTGGCCACCTCTGTCTCCAAGAACCTGTCAATCCATGCCTGTATCAGTTGGTTCGTGATTTCGCTAATGGCAAATTTCTTGAAATCTTGGTTCAAGCTTTGGACTGCCATGATTTCGCCCGGCGTCAGCACCCTTTCTTTGGTTTTCAAGGGCTTGTAGTGCTTGATGTATTCAGCACAGGCGACCGTAAACATAGTCGTCTGCGCTTTGCGGCTGATGTTCTCGCCGCGATCAATTTTTCCCTCGATAGCGCGGGCCCAGCTTTCGGCTTCATCCTTCCTCTTGAAGGTCTTGCTCAGGGTCCCAGCCACCCCCCGATTGATGCGGCAGTCATAGACGGAGCTGCCGTCTTTCAGCGACCGTTTCTTGATAGAACCCATCGTAATCTTTCAAGATTCTCCACACGTCGGAGAGATTTTTGTGAGATATTAGGGTTTTATCGTATCAGAAAATCGTCGTAACTTGTTGATTTAAAAGGCGAAAACCCAACAAATATCAGCTACCTTCTAAGCAATAGGTCGGGGGTTCGAGTCCCTCCGGGCAGGCCAATCCAGTCAGGTCATTCGAAACATCCAAGGACGATGTTGCCCATGGCGATTGCACTCCTCCAAATCAAAGATGAGCCCGCAAGAATGGATTGAAATCCCCCTGGCAACGCTCTATCGGCTGGCAGCATTTATCGTCTTCAATTTGACGGAAGATGCCGCACTGCTTGCTCTGGTGTTTTGTTAATCAAGTGCCGCAGGTCAAAACCCGCAACGACAGCACCTCGACACCACCAAGCAAATTGAACCGCCGTGGGTGACTTGTTTGCACAGTAGCAGGCGCCAAGGTTCTGCCCCACTGAACCAGCATACAAACTGACAGATAACGCCGAACCAAAAACAAGAAAACCCGCAGTGCTTTCACACTGCGGGTTTTTATTTGGGGTGGCTGATGGGGCTCGAACCCACGACAACAGGAATCACAATCCTGGACTCTACCAACTGAGCTACAGCCACCGTAGACTCAAATTATAACGGAAATTTGAGCACTCCAATCAACTTCCAGAACTTTCTATTTCAAATAGCGGACGGTTGTGGACGAGTGGGCTTGATCTGCACCTTGAAGCGCTCCTTGAGCATTTCATAGTAAGCGAAACCTTCGGCGGTGGTCCACCACTGCTGCAGTTGCTGGCGTTGTTGCGCCGTTTGCTGAGGGTCTACAGCCTCACGGGGCAGTATGCGCGACACCTTCACCAAGGCAGCGCCTTGGGTACCAAGGTCTGCAACCACCCAAGCAGGCAATCCATCCGCAGAGGCGCGCAAGGCTGCGTCCAACACTTGGCGAGGCTGGCCTTGGGTCTGATCACGAGAAACCGTCACGGCAGCGGAAAGACCCGTCGCAGCGGCTGCATTGGCAGTCCATGCAGCCTTCTTGCCCTCTGCATCCTTGCGGGCAAGCTCCAGCGATTTTTCTTGCACATGCAGGCTGCGGGCACGGTCGCGGACCTCAGTCAAAGGAAGCGTACGGGCAGGCGCGTAGGTAGAAACGCGCCCAGCCACCAGTTGACTAGGACCCACTTCGACTGCGCTGGTATTGCGCTTGCCTTCGATGGAATCACTGGAAAACAAGGCTTCCAAAAACTTGGCATTGGCCAGGGGACCGGTCACACCAGCGGCGGGAACCCGGGTTACTCCATCTACAGTTTGAATCTTGAGTTTCAAACTGTCCGCCACAGGCTTGAGGCTGTCCGGCTGCTCATACACGCTGTTCGTGAACAACTCTGCCACCTCGGCAAATTTGCGCTGGGCTTGTTGCTGCTTGAGTTCAGCTTCCAGCGAAGGACGCAGCTCCTCAAAAGACGGCTGGCGAGGGGTTTTGATGTCCGTCAGCAAAATGATGTGATAGCCGAAATCCGACTCCACCACATCACTGATATCGCCCTTCTTCATGGAGAAAGCGGCGTCCTCAAAAGGCTTGACCATGGCGCCGCGGCCAAAGAAATTCAGATCACCGCCAACGATTGCAGAACCTGTGTCTTGCGAGGACTTCTTGGCCACTTCAGCAAACGAGCCAGGGGCCTTGCGAACTTGCGCCAGCAACTCTTCGGCGCGGGCCTTGGCCTTCTCGCGCTCCGCAGCAGGAGCATCTTTGGTTGCGTTGATCAGGATATGGCTGGCACGGCGCTCTTCTTTGGCAGCCAGGCGGGTCAGATTCTCTTTGTAGTAAGTGCGCAGATCATCCTCGTTGACGCGAATGCCGCCACGCACGCTGTCCAAATCCAGCACCACGTATTCGACTGCAGCCTGCTCTTGCTGCTGAAAGCGTGCA
This Acidovorax sp. 106 DNA region includes the following protein-coding sequences:
- a CDS encoding site-specific integrase; translated protein: MGSIKKRSLKDGSSVYDCRINRGVAGTLSKTFKRKDEAESWARAIEGKIDRGENISRKAQTTMFTVACAEYIKHYKPLKTKERVLTPGEIMAVQSLNQDFKKFAISEITNQLIQAWIDRFLETEVATQPRKKVHPYYNGGLDKNGKRKTYSESTVRRHFFVLKKILVWYSVREDFVLPSNLFLQLQIPRAWAGKRKRRLEAGELERLHEAAVRGYDHKVEWPLLIDFALNTAARMQEILKTKWSDLNLEGRSWTIPPENVKTSTFRTVPLSKKSLAILEKMATLRVKGEDRVFHMWRDSATTSKGFRRLAVRAGIEDFRFHDLRHEGVSRLFETTDLTDSEIMSITGHTSSEMLKAYSALRPNALARRLDGEKR
- a CDS encoding SurA N-terminal domain-containing protein; its protein translation is MFEAIRKHSKIVMFLLFLLVIPSFVLVGIDSNYFSEKSPVVARVDGHKITQADWDNAHRTETDRIRAQSPNVDPKQLDTPQARYATLERLVRDRVFAAAAQSAHLVTGDARLARALQDIPAIAGLKRPDGSLDTEAYRALVGAQGLTPEGFESNVRRELSVSQVMGGVMGSAFATDSATRLAFDSLYQRREIQVARFNATDYAKQVNPSDADVEAFYQANSARFQQQEQAAVEYVVLDLDSVRGGIRVNEDDLRTYYKENLTRLAAKEERRASHILINATKDAPAAEREKAKARAEELLAQVRKAPGSFAEVAKKSSQDTGSAIVGGDLNFFGRGAMVKPFEDAAFSMKKGDISDVVESDFGYHIILLTDIKTPRQPSFEELRPSLEAELKQQQAQRKFAEVAELFTNSVYEQPDSLKPVADSLKLKIQTVDGVTRVPAAGVTGPLANAKFLEALFSSDSIEGKRNTSAVEVGPSQLVAGRVSTYAPARTLPLTEVRDRARSLHVQEKSLELARKDAEGKKAAWTANAAAATGLSAAVTVSRDQTQGQPRQVLDAALRASADGLPAWVVADLGTQGAALVKVSRILPREAVDPQQTAQQRQQLQQWWTTAEGFAYYEMLKERFKVQIKPTRPQPSAI